Genomic DNA from Haloplanus sp. HW8-1:
TACCGGTGTGGTCTCGTGGCCGTTGTCCGCGAGGAACTGGTCGAACAGTTCGTCGTCGTGTTCGCTGGGTCCGGCTGCCATACACGCCGTGGTACGTCATGCCATCACTTATGCGTATTGGTGTGAGTGTGTCTCTCACGCGAGCCCCCGGCCGCTCAACAGATCGCGTAGTAGAGGTACAGCGTTCCGTCGTCCAGGATCTCGGCGTAGGCGTCGCCGTAACACTCGCTGGTCTCGATACTGACGCGTTCGGTCGTGTCGCGGGCCGTCACGACGACGGTAAACGACTCGACGCCCACCGGATCGGCCGTGGCGACGTCGTACGCGGTGCGTTCCGCACCGGGATCGACGGTGTACGTCGCCTCGTGAACCGTTCGGTTCGTCGCGTCGCGGACGACGCGGACGCGCATCTCCACGACGCTGTCCCACTCGTTCGCCACAACGACCGCTTTCTCGGGATCGGGACTGTTCGACGCCGCGCGGTGGGTCGGCGGCGTCGCGGTCACGGTCGCGTTCGCGGATGTGGTCGCCGTCGGCGACGGCGACGCCGTCGTTGGCGTCGGCGACGACGATGTGCCACCCGGTGGGGCCGACAGACAGCCCGCTGTGAACAGGAGCGCGACGAGCAGGACCGACCGACGACTCGGGCGCATATCGTGTCCGTCGCGGGCCGGGGCAAAGGCTGCTGTGGTGGTTCACCGAGGCGGTTCGGTTACGCCTCCAGTTCGTACAGCTCCCCGTACTTCTCGGTCGCGTAGTCGACGAAGGCGTCCGCGGACACGTCCTCGCCCGTGGCCCGGCGGACGAGTTCGTTCGTCTCGAAGCGCTTGCCGTGGCGGTGGATCTCCTCGGTCAGCCAGTCGTGGAGTGGGTCGAACTCGCCCGCGCGGATCCGCTCGTCGAGGCCCTCGATCTCCGCTTTGGCGGCGTCGAACAGTTGTGCCGCGATCACGCTCCCCAGCGAGTAGGTGGGGAAGTAACCGAAACTCCCGTGCGACCAGTGGACGTCCTGCAGACAGCCCCCGGCGTCCGTCTCCGGTCGGACGCCGAGATACGACGCCATCTTGTCGTTCCAGACGGCGGGCACCTCCGCGACGTCCAGATCGCCGCGGATCAGCGCTCGCTCGATCTCGAACCGCAGGGCGATATGCAGGTGGTAGGTCAGTTCGTCGGCCTCGACGCGGATGAGGTTCGAGGGATCGACCGCGCTGACCGCCTCGTAGGCCTCGCGGACGCTCGGGTCGCCGACGCCGGGGAATGCTTCGACGACGCGCGGGAGGAACCGCTCCCAGAACGCCCGCGAGCGGCCGACGTGGTTCTCCCAGAGGCGGGACTGGGACTCGTGGATCGAGAGGTCACGCGCCTCGCCAAGTGGGGTGCCGTAGGCGTCGTCGGGCAGGCCCAGCGTGTAGGTGGCGTGACCGAACTCGTGGATCGTCGACAGGAGCGCGCCGATGGGGTCGCGCTCGTCGTAGCGGGTCGTGATCCGGGCGTCGTAGGTCGTCCCCGTCGAGAACGGATGGGGGGCGACGTCGAGTCGTCCCCGCTCCCACGGGTAGCCGAGGTCGTCCAGTGCCTCCCGTACCAGCGACTCTTGACGGTCGGCCGCGAACGTCCCGGCGAAGGCGTCGGTGGCCAGGGTGGCGTCCGAACCCCGGATCCCCTCGACCAGCGGCACCACCGCCTCGCGGAGCGAGGTCAGCACGTCCGCGGCGTGATCGAACGGGAGACAGGGCTCGTACTCCTCGAACAGCACCGCGTAGGGGTCGCGATTCGGGTCGACGTGCTCGGCGTAGCGCCGCTTTAGGTCGAGTAGCTCCGTCAGGTGCGGAGCGAAGGCGCCGAAGTCGTCTTCTTCCCTGGCTTCCCGCCACGCGGTCAGCGCCTCCGAGGACGCCGCGGAGATGCGCTCGACCAGCGCCGTGGGCACCCGCACGGCGCGCTCCTGCTCGCGGCGCACCTCGCGGACCACCGCGCGCTGCTCGTCGTCGAGGTCAGCCGCTTCCAGGTCGTCGAGTAGCCGCCCGAGGTCGTCGTCGGTGAGCAGGTCGTGACGGATCGCCGAGAGCGCCGAGAGCTGACGGGAGCGGGCGGGCGTCCCCGCCTCCGGCATCATCACCTGCTGATCCCAGGAGAGCAGGTCCGAGGCGTGGGAAACGTTGGCGAGCCGCCCGACCCGGTCGAGCAGGTCGTCGTAGGCGGCCGGCGTCGTGTCGCTCATACCCCGACCTGGGGCCGCGCCATAATCAACCCCGCGCCCCGCCGACTATCTCGGTGATACCACCGAGTGGTAACATCTATACGGGCGAGGCGACGACCGGCGTGCATGACTGATACGGACGTGGCCCGTGGATCGACGGGCCTCACGGAACGGATCGAGGGGTACGTCTCCGAGATGGGACCGTCGTGGGTCGCCGGCGCCATCGCGGCTGGCCCGGCGACCATCGCCAGCCTCGTCACCGCCGGCGCCAGCTTCGGCTACCAGCTCCTGTGGGTGGTCGTCCTCTCGGCCGGCGCGGGGGCGCTCGTCCAGTATCTCGCGATGCGGCTCGGCCTCCTGACCGAACGCGGCATCGTCGCCGTCGTCGAGGATCACCTCGGCGGGTGGTGGGCGTGGCTGCTCGTCGCCGACGCCGTGATCGCCGCGGGCGTCGCCCAACTCGTCATCATGAAGACCGTCGCGACGGTCTCCGCAACGATCACGGGAATCGACGCACGGATATGGGGGGTCGTCTGGGCGCTCGTCCTCGCGCTCGGGCTGGCCGGCCGGGGCTATCGCTTTCTCGAACTCGCGGCGAAACTGCTCGTCTCCCTTGTCGTCGTCGCCTTCGTCGCCAGCCTGTTCGTGGTGCCCATCGACGCCGGTGCGGCCGTGCGGGGACTGGTTCCGACTGTCCCCGGCGGGGGCGCCCTCGTCGCCGCGGGCATCCTCGGCGGCGCGGTCCACATCACCCTCATCACGATGCACTCGTATACGATGCGTTCGCGGGGGTGGACCCGCGACGACTACGACACCGCCACCTTCGACGTCGGAGCGTCCATGCTCGTCGCCTTCGGCATCTACAGCCTCTCCATCTTCCTCGTCACCGCGAGCGTCCTCACCTCCGCCGACCTCTCCACCGTCGGCGCCGCGCAGGCGCTCGGCCCACTCGTCGGCCCGAGTGCGAAGTGGCTGTTCCTCCTCGGGCTCTGGGGGGCCGCCGTCTCGACGCTCGGGGGCAACACCATCGTCCCACCCTTCCTCCTGGCCGACAAACTCGGCTGGGGGACCACCATCGCGGACGACCGCTACCGGTGGCTCCTCGTCGCGGCGGCGCTCCTCTCGGCACCCGGCGCGTTCATCGGCGGCGCCGTGCTCGGCCAACTCGTTCTCGTCCTCGCACTGGGGACGGTGGGCACCCCCTTCGCCATCGCCATCGTCCTCTACCTGCTCAACTCCGGGGCGGTCCCGGACCGCAACTCGACGCTCGCGAACGTCGGCGGCGTCGCACTCCTGTTCGTGACTGGCACGCTCGCCGCCAACTTCGTCCGCGAACAGGTGGGCGGCGGCGTCGGCCCCCTCTCCGGGTTCGTGCTCGCCTTCGCCGTCGCCCTCGGCCTCGCCACCCTGGGCCTCGGCGGCAAGTACGCCCGCGACGAGCTCGGGTCGTGACCGACGCCCTCCCCTTCCCGCTCGCCGGGCCGACCCTGATCGTCGGTCCCTCGAACGTCGGCAAGACGCGTCTGACCGCCCGCGCACTGACCGCGTGGCTGGACCGCGAGGGAACCGACGGCGTCGTCGTCTTCGAGTTCGCGCCCGAGGTGGAACGCGACGGGCGCGTCCTCGGCGGCCGCCTCGACCGCTTCGTCACCCCGCCGGCCGACGTCTGGCAGGGCGTCCTCGACGCCCACGCCCCCCGGGCGACCGCCGACTCGGACGCCGCGGCGGCCGACCTGGCGGCCGACAACGCCCGCCGGGCCGAACGGCTGTTCGAGGCCGCACCCGACGAGCCCCGCGCCGTCTTCGTCAACGACGCCACCATCCCCTTCCAGACGCCGGACGCCGACCCGACTCGCCTGCTCGGCTACTGTGCCGGCGCCGAGGTGGCCGTCCTGAACGCCCTCGAAGCGGACGCGCTCGTCGGCACCGATCCGGTCTCCCGTGCCGAACGCGACGCGCTCGCGGCGTTCCGTGACCGCGTCGCCCGCGTGGTTCGCCTCGACGGCGAGACGTAGCCGGCCCCGTCCCGTTCGGCCGACTCTCCCGTCTCGACTCAGCCGACCAGCGCCTCGGCGACCCGCCGGTACAGGCGTTCACACCGCTCCAGTACGTCGACGCCGACGCTCTCCGTCGCGGTGTGGGCCTCGCCCGGTTCGGCGGCGCCACAGACCACGCAGGTCGTCCCGGCGGCCGCCAGCCACCCCGCGTCGGTCGCGTGGGGTTTGACGACGCGCTCGGGGGCGCCAGTCTGCGACTCGCGGGCCGCCGCGAGGACCGCCTCGGCGAAGTCGGCGTCGTCACACGCCATCGGCGGGAGGTCCTGATCGACCGTCCACTCGACGCCCGGGATCGACTCCACCCGCTCCAGGGCCGCCCGCTCGCCCGGCACCGTCCGTTCGTCGACGGTTACCGAACACGCCTCGGGGATCACGTTCCACGCCGACCCGCCCTCGATTTCGGTGACCGCGACGCTTCCCGACAGGTGTCGGTCCAGGACCGTCGTCGTCGGCGCGTCGAGGTCGCGAACGACGTCGACGGCGTCGCAGGCGCGGTAGACGGCGTTCTCCCCGGCTTCTGGCTCGCTCGCGTGGGCGCCCTCGCCGTGCGCGCGGATCGTGCTCCCGCGGCGCCCCTTGTGGGCGACGGCGACGTCGGTCACCCCGGGCGCCGAGTAGCCGGTCGATCCCTCGCCGACGACGGCGTAGTCGGGGGCGAACCCCTCGTCGATGGCGGCCCGGGCGCCGACGCCTCCCTGTTCTTCGCCGACGAAGGAGACGAACAGGAGTTCGTCGACCGGGTCGACGGGCGCGTCGGGCGCACCGAGGGTCGCGTCTCGGAACGCCACCATCGCTGCCGCCAGACTCCCCTTCATGTCGGCGGTACCGCGGCCCTGGAGGCGCCCCGCCCGTTCCTCGACGTCGTACTGCCCCTCGTCGGCCGGCGGCACCACGTCGTGGTGACCGACGAACGCGAGCGAGCGCGGTCCCGCCCCGCGTCGGGCGAAGACGTTGCCGTGTTCGTCGCGCTCGACCGTCGCCGACGTCTCCTTGCGGAGCCACGAGACGACGGCGTCGCCGGCCGCGCGTTCGTCCTCGTGGCTGGGGATCGAAACCAGGCGGCGCGTCAGGTCGCGAACCTCACTCATGACACGGTCCAGGGAGCCCGACGACTTATTGGTCCCGTCGGTGCCGGCTACGACTCCGCCGCGTCCGAGCGGTCGGCCGGCCGGGCGAGGATCGGGACCGTGACGGTGACGACGGTCCCGGTCGGCTCGTTCTCACCGAACTCCACGTCGCCGTCCGCGATGTCGGTCGCCCACTTGACGATCCAGAGGCCGAGGCCGCTCCCGTGGGTCAGCGCGGTTTCGGATCCCCGTTCGAGCGTCTTCGTCTCTTGTGTGTCGATCCCGGGCCCGTCGTCGGCGACCTCGACGCTGACGTGATCGTCCGCCCGTCGAACCGTGATCCGGACGTGCTGATCGTCGCCGACGTTGTGTTGGGCGGCGTTCTCGATCAGGTTCGCGAAGGCCGTCTCGAGTATCCCGGCGACGGCGACGTCGGTCTCGGGTCGCTGGAGGTCGATCGTGGCCTCGGAGTACTCCTCGCGAACGGCCGTCACGGCCTCGACCAGGAGGAGGTCGAGCGAGACGGGATCGGCCTCCTCGCGGACCGCGTCGAACAGTTCGATGGCCTCCCGTCCCTTGCGGCCGAGTTCGGCGACCCGGAACGCCCGCCGTTTGATGGTCTCCGCGCTCTCGCCGGAGAACTGCGCCGCGTGTCCGTGGATGACGTTCGTCTCGGTTCGGATGTTGTGACGGAGGACGCGATTCAGCACCTCGAGTCGCTGTTGCTGTCGGAGGTGACGGCTGATGTCGTGAAAGCGGATGATCCGACCGATCGGCCGCTCCCGGACGTTGCGGATCCGCGTCACTGTCACGTCGTACGGGTGGCTGCCCGCCCCGTTCTCGACCGTCAGGTGGCCGGACAGCGCCCCTTCCTCCGGCAGGCGTTCGTACTCGGGGACGACGTCGTCGGCCGGCGACCCGACCGCTTCGTCCGGCTCGACGTCTAGGATCCGGTCACAGCTGTCGTTCACGTCGACGACGTAGTCGTCCCGGTCGACCACGACGGCCCCCTCCTGCATCCGGTCGAAGAGGAACTCCCGGGCCCGTCTGTTCGGGGCCGGGCTCGTCCCGAACAGCCGAAAGCGGGTGAGGGCACCCAGATACGCCACGCCGGAGATCGAAAAGGAAATTGGGGTCGGATCGATCCCCGCCGTCGCGAGGACGCCGGTGAGATAGAGGACGTTCGTCAACCACGGCGCCGACATCCCGACGAGGAGCGCCGACCCTTGGCCGCGGAAGGTCGTCGCGTCGCTCGTGAGTAAGCCGAACAGCGGGATCATGCCCAGAAAGCCGAGCAGGTACGTATACCCCGCGATCACCCCGTACCAGTCGCCGCCGTATCGGAGCTGTCTGATCCCGTTCGGCCCGATCCCCTGGATATCGACGTAGAGGAGGTCGTGGTACTGGCCCGTCAGGGCGAGCACCACGGTCACCGCCGGCACGACCCCGAGGAGGGCGACGTACCGTGGGCGCACGTACTGATCGTGGCCGGTGTACTCCAGCGAGAACAGGACCCAGGCGACGGGGATGACGACGACGCCGATCCATCCGAGATCCATCCACAGGAGCGTCGAGTCGAGCGTCGTCGCCTGAATCCGGAAGATGATACACGTCGACCACCAGCTCTGGCCGAGCAACAGGCCGACCAGCGGCGTCGCTCCCGGCTTCGGTCGCTGTCGCCACGCCAGTATCGTCGCTGCCGTCCCGACGGCGATGGAGGCAAACAGCCCATGTATCAGGTAGATCGGCGACGCGGCGACCACTATCTGCGGACTTGTCGCGCAGGAACAAAATACCCGTCGACCGGTCGACTCGGGAGTCAGCTCGGCGCTCAGGGCGCGATCGGCGCGTACGCGTCGGTGTCGGAGCGGTGGTGGTCGGTCAGAGACCGCCCCCCGTGAGCGCGAGCAGCACCGCGAAGACGAAGAGGTGTTTCGCCTCGCCGGCGACCCCGAGGCGGCCGTGGTCGTCGGTTCGACCGACGAGCGCGGCCAGCACGAGGGCGTAGCCGAGTCCGGCGACGGCCGCGATCGTCAGGCTCGTCGAGAGCAACCCGCCGTAGAACGCCGCCACGAGGAACGCGATCAGGGCGACGTCGAGCGCGTAGAGGATCTGCCGGGTTCGGCGCACGCCGAAGACGACCGGCATGGTCGACACGCCGATGGCCGCATCGCCCGCCACGTCGGCGACGTTCGGGATCTCGGTGTTGACGAAGGTGTCGAGGAAGAAGTAGACGAAGACGACGGCTGCGGTCGGCGTGACCGCTGCGTCGGCGAACGCGAGCGGAAGAAAGAGCAACGCGATGGCCCACGCACCGGCGACGACGGCGGAGTTGACGACGAGCACGTCCTTCAGTCGCTTGAACGTGGAGCCGAGCGCCGGGAGCCAGTCGGTCGCATAGAGGATCCAGAAGGCGCCGGGGAGGAGCGTGATCGCGAGTGCGAACGGGCCCCCGGCCACCGCGATGGCGACTGCCAGGCCGTAGGACGCCGCCGACAGCACCGACAGCGCGGTCTCGTGTCGCCGGACGAATGCGGTCCGTTCCGGCGCGTCCAGTTCGTCGGTGTCCGCGTCGGCGATCCGGTCGCCGGCGTAGACGGCGAAGGTGACGAGGCCGACCACGAGCGGTGCGGGGTTGGGTGGGAGCGACAGCGCGGCCATCACCGTCGCCACCTCCACGGCCGCGATGACGGCGAGGTACGCCGAACTGTACAGCAGTGCGTCTTTGATTCGTTCGCCGCCGCGTCGCAGCGTCGCGGCGAACGTGCCGTGCCGTATCGTGGCGCTGTCCGCGGGTCGGGACAGCGAGGGTCGTTTCTGGGACATGGGTTCGGTCGACGGCGGCAGTGCGGATCGCCACGTTCAGCCGCCGTCGACTCCGACCAACCGGTCAGCGTATCTCAATCATTGCCACCGAGTACCACGGTTGATAACGAGAGCGGCACGCGCCACGTCGTCGTCGAGAGGACGTCTCGTGACGGCGTTCCCGACTGCCGGCGGCTTGAATACCCTTATCAGTCTCGCCCCCCGAATTCGGACATGAACGTCGTACCGGACACGAGCGCGGTCGTCGACGGCCGCGTGTCCGAACGCGTCGAGTCGGGGGCTTACGAGGGGGCGACGATCACCGTTCCCGAGGCCGTCGTCGGCGAACTCGAGTGGCAGGCCAACGAGGGCCACGACACCGGCTGGGAGGGCATCGAGGAACTGCAACGGCTGGTCGAACTCGCCGACCAGGGCACCATTTCGGTCGACTATTACGGGGATCGCCCCGACGCCGGACAGAAGCGCGGCGCCGACGAGGGCGAGATCGACGCCCTCGTCCGTGACGTCGCCGCCGACCTCGACGCGACCCTGTTGACCAGCGACGTGGTGCAGGCCGAAGTCAGTCGGGCGAAGGGCCTCTCGATCGAGTACGTCGAACCACGGGGCCGCGACGAGGGCGGCGACGACGGCCTCGACATCGAGTCTTTCTTCGACGAGACGACGATGAGCGTCCACCTTCGTGCGGGAGCAAAGCCCAAGGCAAAGCGTGGCGCGATCGGCGACATGCACTACGAGACCATCCGCGACGCGGTGACGACCGAGGCGGAGATGAAGGAGTTCGCCCACGACGTGGGGAAGACGGCGCGAGCGAGTCCGGACGGGTTCGTCGAACTCGACGAACCGGGGATGACCATCGTCCAGTACCGCTCCTATCGGATCGCCGTCGCTCGACCACCCTTCGCCGACGGCTTCGAGATCACCGCCGTCCGGCCCATCGTCAAGACCGACCTCGACGACTACGAGTTCGCTGCGGACCTCAAGGAGCGCCTGTTGGAGCGCCAGCGCGGCGTCCTCATCTCCGGCGCGCCCGGCGCGGGGAAGTCGACGTTCGCCCAGGCGGTCGCCGAGTTCCTCGCGAGTCACGACAACGCGGTCAAGACGATGGAGAAGCCCCGCGACCTGCAGGTCGGCGCCGACATCACCCAGTACACGGCGCTCGGGGGCGACATGGCCAAGACCGCCGACTCTTTGTTGCTGGTCCGCCCGGACTACACCATCTACGACGAGGTGCGCAAGACCGACGACTTCGAGGTCTTCGCCGACATGCGCCTCGCCGGAGTGGGGATGGTCGGCGTCGTCCACGCCACCCGCGCCATCGACGCGCTTCAGCGACTGGTCGGCCGGGTCGAACTCGGGATGATCCCGCAAGTGGTCGACACGGTGGTCTACATCGAGGCCGGACGGGTCGATACCGTCTACGACGTGACCACCGAGGTGAAAGTCCCCGAGGGATTGACCGCCGAGGACCTGGCCCGTCCGGTCATCCAGATTTCGGACTTCGAGACCGGGAAGCCGGCCTACGAGATCTACACCTTCAATCGACAGGTCGTCACCGTCCCCCTCGACGGCGACGAGGGGAGTGAGACGGGCGTCTCCCGGCTGGCGCGCAAGGAGGTCGAACGCGAGATTCGCTCCATCGCCCGCGGCCACGTCGAAGTGGAACTGAAAGGACAGAACGAGGCCGTCGTCTACGTCGAGGAGGACGACATCTCCGCCGTGATCGGCAAGGGTGGGGGGCGGATCAGCGACGTGGAGGACCGCCTCGGCATCGACATCGACGTGCGGACGCTCGACGAACGGCCGTCGAGCGGCGGTACAGGCGGCGCCGCGGGCGGCACCGATCGCGAGGGAACCGTCGTCACGCCCGACGTGACCTCCAGACACGTCGTCGTCGACGCCGCGGAGGCGGCGGAGGTGGGCCAGACCGTCGAGGTGCGGGCCGACGGCGAGTATCTCTTTACGGCGACGGTCGGCCGTGGTGGCGAGATTCAGGTGTCACGCGGGAGCGCCATCGCGGACGAACTGGAGGGTGCAATCGACCAGAAACGGCGGATTACGGTCGTTCCGGCCTAGTCGCATTCGGCACAGGGGGCGTCTGCCTCGCCGCCCTCCTTCGCCAGCGCCGCCTCGTTGAGCTGGTAGAGGTTCTGCCGTGCGTCGGCGAAGTAGACGTCCTCGTCGACGACGCCGATATCCTCCAGTCGTTCGAGCGCGTAGCGAACCGTCCGGGCCGACAGCATCGACTCCTCGACGATCCCCTTCTGGGTCAGCGACCCGTTGTATTCGAGGACCTTGAAAACCAGTTTCGCGCTCGGGGGCAGGTCGTCGAGACCTTCCTTTTCAGTTCCAGCCATCGTGTATTGAAACACGGGGCCACCCTGATAAATGTTCACCGGCGGCGCGACGACAGGTGACACGCGAGTTTTATTATCGGACGAATAGATCTCCCGTAACGATACGGATGACCGAGTCCGAGGCCGATCCAGGCATTCCCGATCCGGTGGTCGCCCCCTTGCTGCCCGACTTCGACTACGGTCGACTCGACGGTCGTGATCCGATCGGCGGGGATGGTAGGACGAGTTCCTTCGAGCCCGCTGCACTGGCGGTAGCGACCGAAGCGATCCGTAGCGAGTTGTTCGGCCGGTCGGGCCGGTGGCGCTTCGTGAACCGGTCGCGGCGGTCGGGGGCTTCACTCGTGTCTCTCGAGGCACGGGGCGAGGAGTTCCAACTGACGGTTCCGGACCTGTAGCCCGCCGGCAGGGTTCCCCGTATCGAACGCCTTTTGATGCCCGGTGCCGGAGGGACGTGTATGGCTACGGAAACGCAGACGGGCCTCACGGGACACGTCCGTGGGGTGACCGTCACCACGCTCGCCTGCCTCGGCGGCCTCGCGGCCGCGGTGGCCGCGGGCGTCGTCGTCGGGACCGGACCCGAGGCGGCGAGTGACGTTCGGGCGCTCGCCTTCTTGGTCGCCGCCGCCGCCGGCCAGTATCCCGTGCTGAAGGCCGTCGGCGTCGACGTCGCCGACTTCGGCGCCAAGGACCACCTCTACGTGGCGTTCATGACGTTCGCGCTCTGGTTCATCACGTTCGCGATCCTGCTCACCACCGGCGCCTCCCTCTAACATGGCCGACGACAGCATCGCGGTCGTCGACCTCGACCGGTGTCAACCCGACCGCTGTAACTACGAGTGTGCGAACTTCTGTCCGCCCAACCGCACCGGCGAGGAGTGTATCGTCACGCTGGAGGAGCGCCACGACGACCCTGACCTCTACGACGGGGGCCCCGACCAGATCAGCATCTCCGAGGAACTCTGCCTCGGCGAGACCTGTGGCATCTGCGTCGAAAAGTGTCCCTTCGACGCCATCGAGATCATCAACCTCCCCTCGGAGTTGAACGAGGACCCCATCCACCGCTACGGCGAGAACGCCTTCTCGCTGTACGGCCTCCCGATCCCCGACTCGGGGACGGTCACCGGGCTCCTGGGTCCGAACGGCATCGGGAAGTCCACCGCCGTCCACGCCCTCGCCGGTGAGATGATCCCCAACCTCGGACGGTACAATGTCGACCCCGAGTGGGAGACGGTACTCGATCGCTACCGCGGCAGCGCGCTCCAGAACTACCTCGAACGCCTGATTGGCGACGAAGTCAGCGTCGCGCGAAAGCCCCAGTACGTCGACCGCATCCCCGACCAGTTCGACGGGAAGACCCGCGAACTCCTCGCGGGAACCGACGAACGGGGCATCGTCGACGACCTAGTCGACCGCCTGTCGATCCGTCCGGTGATGGACCAGGCCATCGACACGCTGTCCGGCGGCGAACTCCAGCGTGTCGCGCTCGCGGCGACGCTCGCCCGCGACGCCGATTTCTACTTTCTCGACGAGATCACGCCCTACCTCGACATCGGTCAGCGTGTCACGGCGGCCCGCCTCGTTCGCGAACTCGCCGACGATGAGGACCGCTCGATGCTCGTGGTCGAACACGACCTCGCCGTCCTCGACTTGTTGGCCGACCGCCTCCACGTCGCGTACGGCGAACCCGGCGCGTACGGCGTCATCACCGACCCCAAGTCGGTTCGCAACGGCATCAACGAGTACCTCCGGGGCTATCTCGACAACGAGAACATGCGCATCCGCCCCGACGAGATCACCTTCGAGGAGCACGCACCCCGCCAGTCGACCTCCGGGTCGCCGCTGATCGAGTATCCCGAACTGACGAAGTCCTACGGCGAGGGCGAGTTCTCGCTGTCCGTCGAGGCCGGGACCATCTACCGGAGCGAAGTGCTCGGGGTCGTCGGCCCCAACGGCATCGGGAAGTCGACGCTCGCGAAACTGTTCGCGGGGTCGCTCGATCCCGACGCCGGCGACCTCGACTTCCGCCTCCAGATCGCGTACAAACCGCAGTACGTCGAGGTGGACCAGCCGATGCGCGTCGACACGTTCCTCTCGTCGATCACCGACGACTTCGGCACCTCCTTCTGGAACACGGAGATCGCCAAACCCCTGCAACTGGAGCGGATCATGGAACAGCAGTTGACGGACCTCTCGGGCGGGGAGCGCCAGCGGGTCGCCATCGCCGCCTGCCTCTCGAAGGACGCCGACCTCTACGTCCTCGACGAGCCATCGGCCCACCTCGACGTCGAGCAGCGGGTGCAGGCCACCACGGCCATCCGCCGCTACGCCGAGAACCACGACGCCACGGCGATGGTCATCGACCACGACATCTACATGATCGACCTGCTGGCCGACCGCCTGATGGTGTTCGACGGCGAACCGGCGAAGCGCGGCCACGCTTCGACGCCCCAGGACATGCGCTCGGGGATGAACGACTTCCTCGCCGATCTCGATATCACGTTCCGCCGTGACGAACGGACGGGCCGTCCCCGCATCAACAAGCCCGACAGTCAACTCGACCGGAAACAGAAGCGCCAGGGCGAGTACTACTACGCGCCCTGACTCGACGGCCGGGGACCGAGGCCTGCGCCCCAGGTGTCTTCCCGATTGCCGTCTCGGGCCGTCGCCTCCCCCGAACGCCCGACGCGACCGAGGTCCGCCGGACGAACGGACACCCCCGACTGGATCGCTCCACCGGACGCCTCGAACCGCTTCGCGCCCGTTCCGGACGAGAGACGAGAGTGTGACCGTCGACAGCACGCGTGCGACGAGGGACCGTCTCCGGCGGGGACTAGTTCCGAATCGAAAGTCGACTCGTCGTTTCCACACACTGAGAAAGGGTGTGTGATTTAATGTCAGAACATCTACCACACTCGCACATGAACTTCGACGAGTTCACAGGCGAGGTACAGCATCGGCTCGAACTCCCCGGAACGGGGGAGGCGGTGCGGGCGACCCGGGCGACGCTACTGACGTTGGGCCAGCGGCTTCCGGAAGGGAACGCCGAGGACCTCGCCGCGTCGCTCCCGATGGAGGTGAAGTGGTATCTGACCGGGGCGGTCCACGACCACGGTCAGCGATTCGACTGGCAGGAGTTCGTCGACCGGGTCAGCGGGATCGAGGGAAGCGATCCGGCCGACGCGGCCTACCACGCCCGGGTCGTCGTCGACCTCGTCCACACGCTGGTTCCGG
This window encodes:
- a CDS encoding PINc/VapC family ATPase; amino-acid sequence: MNVVPDTSAVVDGRVSERVESGAYEGATITVPEAVVGELEWQANEGHDTGWEGIEELQRLVELADQGTISVDYYGDRPDAGQKRGADEGEIDALVRDVAADLDATLLTSDVVQAEVSRAKGLSIEYVEPRGRDEGGDDGLDIESFFDETTMSVHLRAGAKPKAKRGAIGDMHYETIRDAVTTEAEMKEFAHDVGKTARASPDGFVELDEPGMTIVQYRSYRIAVARPPFADGFEITAVRPIVKTDLDDYEFAADLKERLLERQRGVLISGAPGAGKSTFAQAVAEFLASHDNAVKTMEKPRDLQVGADITQYTALGGDMAKTADSLLLVRPDYTIYDEVRKTDDFEVFADMRLAGVGMVGVVHATRAIDALQRLVGRVELGMIPQVVDTVVYIEAGRVDTVYDVTTEVKVPEGLTAEDLARPVIQISDFETGKPAYEIYTFNRQVVTVPLDGDEGSETGVSRLARKEVEREIRSIARGHVEVELKGQNEAVVYVEEDDISAVIGKGGGRISDVEDRLGIDIDVRTLDERPSSGGTGGAAGGTDREGTVVTPDVTSRHVVVDAAEAAEVGQTVEVRADGEYLFTATVGRGGEIQVSRGSAIADELEGAIDQKRRITVVPA
- a CDS encoding winged helix-turn-helix domain-containing protein, yielding MAGTEKEGLDDLPPSAKLVFKVLEYNGSLTQKGIVEESMLSARTVRYALERLEDIGVVDEDVYFADARQNLYQLNEAALAKEGGEADAPCAECD
- a CDS encoding DUF7527 domain-containing protein, with product MTESEADPGIPDPVVAPLLPDFDYGRLDGRDPIGGDGRTSSFEPAALAVATEAIRSELFGRSGRWRFVNRSRRSGASLVSLEARGEEFQLTVPDL
- a CDS encoding ribosome biogenesis/translation initiation ATPase RLI; its protein translation is MADDSIAVVDLDRCQPDRCNYECANFCPPNRTGEECIVTLEERHDDPDLYDGGPDQISISEELCLGETCGICVEKCPFDAIEIINLPSELNEDPIHRYGENAFSLYGLPIPDSGTVTGLLGPNGIGKSTAVHALAGEMIPNLGRYNVDPEWETVLDRYRGSALQNYLERLIGDEVSVARKPQYVDRIPDQFDGKTRELLAGTDERGIVDDLVDRLSIRPVMDQAIDTLSGGELQRVALAATLARDADFYFLDEITPYLDIGQRVTAARLVRELADDEDRSMLVVEHDLAVLDLLADRLHVAYGEPGAYGVITDPKSVRNGINEYLRGYLDNENMRIRPDEITFEEHAPRQSTSGSPLIEYPELTKSYGEGEFSLSVEAGTIYRSEVLGVVGPNGIGKSTLAKLFAGSLDPDAGDLDFRLQIAYKPQYVEVDQPMRVDTFLSSITDDFGTSFWNTEIAKPLQLERIMEQQLTDLSGGERQRVAIAACLSKDADLYVLDEPSAHLDVEQRVQATTAIRRYAENHDATAMVIDHDIYMIDLLADRLMVFDGEPAKRGHASTPQDMRSGMNDFLADLDITFRRDERTGRPRINKPDSQLDRKQKRQGEYYYAP
- a CDS encoding DUF2267 domain-containing protein — protein: MNFDEFTGEVQHRLELPGTGEAVRATRATLLTLGQRLPEGNAEDLAASLPMEVKWYLTGAVHDHGQRFDWQEFVDRVSGIEGSDPADAAYHARVVVDLVHTLVPASDFRQLRDALPESEDDGDWRNLFEVVDAGGWGDTEESQTGGSQQSDAAE